TCGCTAATCTTTCCGCCAAATTTCTCAGCCGGGGCGGGCAGTTGTTTGCCGTCGATCGTCGTCGTCGCCGCAGGCGAACCAAGATCACCGGTGACTTGCGGGACAAATGCTGAATTGGCGGTTGGGCCGCCGCGACCGGGCGCCGACGAGGCATCATCCTGAGACCAGCCGAGGCTGGTCATGACCAATGCACCAGCCAACACGGAGAACAGACGCCTAGCGACGGCGCGCATGCAATTCTTTTTCATGATGAGATCTCTCTACTGGAATAGGTGACTCGAATCCGGCCAAATTGTAGACGACGAGCTGACGCAAACGCCAAGATTCTCCGTATCTTTATAGAGATATATCCGAACCTTGGTTGTACCTTCTGTGGAGATCGAAGGTCGCTGGAATCCCAGTCGGATTGGTGGAGTGGATCGAAGCGAATCAGCCCCAAACGAGCGCTGCCGCCCGAGTTGAGAGAGCTCGATCAATCCTCAGCCAGCTCCGGAAAAACCTCTTCGTCGAGGTTCATTCGTTTAACGAGGGTACGAACTCGTAGTAGAAAGTCGCTCTTGTAGTTGGCGACTTGTTGTTCGGTGAGATTCAATTCCTCGGCGACTTGTTTGTTGCCGACGCCGCGGACGAACAGCAGTTCCAGACATCGCAGCTTCTTCCAATCGCCGCGTTGTTTCCAATGTTGGACCTGGGATGCCAGAGCATCCCGAACCGCAGTCTCCTCTAGATTCCGCCGCTCACCGCTGCGGGCGATCGAGCTGGCCGGACGGGCGGTCCCGGCGAGATCCCACGATCCCTGCGATCCGGTGGCGGAGAAGGAGATCGCCGGTCGACGCCCCTCGCGACGCAAGTGATCTGTCAATTTGTAGGCGCAGATCGAAAACAGATAACTCTCCAACGGCCGCGCCCCGTCGTAGTTCGGCAGGCTGGTCAGGAAGCCGATAAACGCTTCCTGCACGATGTCTTCGCTGGCCGCCCGGTTCCGAATCCGACTCTCCGCAAACGCCAACAACCGCCCTTCGTAGCGATCGATCAGATCCTCCCACGCCCGCTGGTCTCCCTCGCGAATGCGATCGACGAGCAGCGAATTGGCTTGGGTTTCAGACATCGTCAAATTTGGATTTTAGGATCGATAGAAGATTAGTAGGGCGTTACTGCAAGCCGTTCGACAAACACGATGCTTTGTGACAATGGTTATGCCATCGCGGCCCTGTCGTCGTGTTCCGCTTTGGGCCGCGGCGAGATCGATTTTAGCAGCACCGTCAGTCCCGACAGCCCCACCAAAGCCAAGGCGGCCAACACGCCGAGCCCTTTTAAGCGTTGGGCGACTTCCAAGGACTGCCATTGTTGCGTGATCTGAGAATGGAAGTCGTCGTCCAAAACCAGGACGCTGGCGTGCTGGAACATCTCTCCAGTGCTCGTCGTCAATTTGCCGTTGTAGGTCCGATCGGGATCGACAAGCCCCGACGCGATCTGTTCGGCCGGCACGACGATCTTCTCACCCGCCCCCGGAAAACCAAGCGCTTGATCGATGTAAGCGATCAAAGCGATCTTCTGCTGCTGCAGCAAGCTCTCGCGACTCGAATCGGCCGACAAACTGGGGACCGATTGGACGACCAGCTCCGCCCAGTCGTCGCCGATTTTGTCGGGTTGATCGACCCACATCGGTCGGTCTTCGGGATAGATCGGATAGTCTTGCGGCGCGGTGGAAAGTTCATGAGGCTGCGAATCGTCATCGCGCGGCTCCGCCTTCGCTTCCGGCTTTGTTTCGACTTTCGCT
Above is a genomic segment from Rosistilla ulvae containing:
- a CDS encoding RNA polymerase sigma factor, which encodes MSETQANSLLVDRIREGDQRAWEDLIDRYEGRLLAFAESRIRNRAASEDIVQEAFIGFLTSLPNYDGARPLESYLFSICAYKLTDHLRREGRRPAISFSATGSQGSWDLAGTARPASSIARSGERRNLEETAVRDALASQVQHWKQRGDWKKLRCLELLFVRGVGNKQVAEELNLTEQQVANYKSDFLLRVRTLVKRMNLDEEVFPELAED